The following are encoded in a window of Kogia breviceps isolate mKogBre1 chromosome 12, mKogBre1 haplotype 1, whole genome shotgun sequence genomic DNA:
- the RASSF8 gene encoding ras association domain-containing protein 8 — translation MELKVWVDGVQRIVCGVTEVTTCQEVVIALAQAIGRTGRYTLIEKWRDTERHLAPHENPIISLNKWGQYASDVQLILRRTGPSLSERPTSDGVARVPERTLCRQSLPPLAKLRPQIDKAIKRREPKRKSLTFTGGAKGLMDIFGKGKETEFKQKVLNNCKTTADELKKLIRLQTEKLQSIEKELESNEIEIRFWEQKYNSNLEEEIVRLEQKIKRNDVEIEEEEFWENELQIEQENEKQLKDQLQEIRQKITECESKLKDYLGQIQTMESGLEAEKLQREVQEAQVNEEEVKGKIGKVRGEIDIQGQQSLRLENGIKAVERSLGQATKRLQDKEQELEQLTKELRQVNLQQFIQQTGTKVTVLPAEPIEVEASHADLEREAPFQSGSLKRPGSSRQLPSNLRILQNPISSGFNPEGIYV, via the exons GTCGAACTGGAAGGTACACCCTTATAGAAAAATGGAGAGATACTGAAAGACACTTAGCACCTCATGAAAATCCTATCATATCCTTAAACAAATGGGGGCAGTACGCTAGTGACGTACAGCTGATTTTACGTCGAACGGGACCGTCTCTCAGTGAGCGGCCCACGTCGGATGGCGTGGCTCGAGTTCCTGAAAGAACTTTATGCAGGCAGAGTTTGCCCCCCTTAGCTAAACTGAGGCCTCAGATTGACAAAGCAATCAAAAGGAGAGAGCCTAAAAGGAAATCATTAACATTTACAGGAGGTGCCAAAGGGTTAATGGACATTTTtggaaaaggtaaagaaactgaatttaagCAAAAGGTGCTGAATAACTGCAAAACAACAGCAGATGAGTTAAAGAAGCTGATCCGTTTGCAGACAGAAAAGCTTCAATCCATTGAGAAAGAGCTAGaatcaaatgaaatagaaatacgATTTTGGGAGCAAAAATATAATTCTAACCTTGAAGAAGAAATTGTCCGCCTGGAGCAAAAGATCAAAAGAAACGATgtagaaattgaagaggaagaatTTTGGGAAAATGAATTACAGATtgaacaggaaaatgaaaaacagctGAAAGATCAACTTcaagaaataagacagaaaataacaGAATGCGAGAGCAAATTGAAGGACTATTTGGGTCAAATCCAAACTATGGAAAGTGGTCTTGAAGCAGAAAAATTGCAACGGGAAGTTCAAGAGGCACAGGTCAATGAAGAAGAGGTTAAAGGAAAGATCGGTAAGGTCAGAGGGGAAATTGACATTCAAGGCCAGCAGAGTCTGAGGCTGGAAAATGGTATTAAAGCTGTGGAAAGATCTCTTGGACAAGCCACCAAACGATTACAG GACAAAGAACAAGAATTGGAGCAGCTGACCAAGGAGCTGCGGCAAGTCAACCTCCAGCAGTTTATCCAGCAGACAGGGACGAAAGTCACCGTTTTGCCAGCGGAGCCCATCGAAGTGGAGGCCTCGCATGCAGACCTAGAAAGGG AGGCACCATTCCAGTCTGGGTCTCTGAAGCGACCCGGTTCCTCTCGGCAGCTCCCCAGTAATCTTCGTATTCTACAGAATCCTATCTCGTCTGGTTTTAATCCTGAAGGCATATATGTATAA